A genomic stretch from Angustibacter sp. Root456 includes:
- a CDS encoding helix-turn-helix transcriptional regulator, translating into MVVDQRELTDAEVDRIFRALADATRRDIVRRTLMSEATVSALAQDYDMSFAAVQKHVAVLERAGLVTKEPQGRERLVRGNPTAIQRAQALLDSYEQLWRERISRLDALLADDDH; encoded by the coding sequence ATGGTTGTAGATCAGCGCGAGCTCACCGACGCCGAGGTCGACCGGATCTTCCGGGCCCTCGCTGACGCCACCCGGCGCGACATCGTCCGCCGCACTCTCATGAGCGAGGCGACGGTCTCGGCGCTCGCGCAGGACTACGACATGTCGTTCGCGGCCGTGCAGAAGCACGTGGCGGTGCTGGAGAGGGCGGGCCTGGTGACCAAGGAACCGCAGGGTCGTGAGCGCCTGGTGCGCGGCAACCCGACCGCCATCCAGCGCGCCCAGGCGCTCCTGGACTCCTACGAGCAGCTCTGGAGAGAGCGCATCTCGCGCCTCGACGCGCTGCTCGCCGACGACGACCACTGA
- a CDS encoding response regulator, with translation MSEPSHHGLRVMVADDHPIFREGLRLLLGSVGGIDVVGEAATTDDAVGLAATCLPDVVVLDIDMPSDGGIVAIPRIRAAAPGCAVLMLTMLEDDATLAAALRAGAAGYLVKGVGQQEVVAALRTVASGGFVTSAAVAGRVRSTFLACDEVRPAPLPQLSEREREVVALVGKGLANPAISDQLYLSPKTVRNLVSSAMGKLGAPDRTALAIAARDAGLVQ, from the coding sequence GTGAGCGAGCCGAGTCACCACGGGCTGCGCGTCATGGTGGCCGACGACCACCCCATCTTCCGGGAGGGGTTGCGGCTGCTGCTGGGCTCGGTGGGTGGGATCGACGTCGTGGGGGAGGCCGCCACGACGGACGACGCTGTCGGACTCGCCGCCACGTGCCTTCCGGACGTCGTCGTCCTCGACATCGACATGCCGAGCGACGGCGGCATCGTGGCGATCCCACGCATCCGCGCGGCCGCCCCGGGCTGCGCCGTCCTCATGCTCACGATGCTCGAGGACGACGCGACGCTGGCCGCTGCCCTGCGTGCCGGCGCAGCCGGGTACCTCGTGAAGGGCGTGGGGCAGCAGGAGGTCGTGGCGGCCCTGCGGACCGTGGCGTCCGGCGGCTTCGTCACGAGCGCGGCCGTGGCCGGCCGGGTTCGCTCCACGTTCCTCGCCTGCGACGAGGTGCGGCCCGCGCCGTTGCCGCAGCTGAGCGAGCGTGAGCGCGAGGTCGTTGCACTCGTCGGGAAGGGGCTCGCCAACCCCGCCATCTCCGACCAGCTCTACCTGAGTCCCAAGACAGTGCGGAACCTCGTGTCGTCCGCTATGGGCAAGCTGGGCGCGCCTGACCGGACGGCGCTCGCCATCGCTGCGCGCGACGCCGGTCTGGTGCAGTAG
- a CDS encoding sensor histidine kinase — protein MRDLSRSRRRTWVHGTALLTVALVVVAVAVAPWESARPAPGHTTAWLAQLFGALTFGYVGAVIADRTRPPVTVVGAVLQVPGLTQAATLLTSSLLYRAAVDRADLPVVSWLDGWLWAPGLLCVLTVLPLVYPGGAALPRLRPALFAGVAVTVLGTVVVAAQALPSSGVPTSLTVGLVGVVAACVVCGVVSLVARSRRGDARTRGQVAWLAGAVVVIVAFEPLQTALPRPLATAALAFLPLLVPVSVGVAVLRHGLYDIDLLVTRTLAYVLLVAVLVALYLAVVVAASHQVAGGAVQVPALVAAVAVALVADPVRARIQRVVRRWLLGASAEPQRLLADLAQQLGSSPSLRHAPQTVVDTVAAAFRAPCVELLAMPDDGPPTVVARAGTEVAGHSVTTPVEYGGRVVGALCTGRDQPAEPRELRALGHVAMALGPVLDGWLVAAELQRSRERVVAARESERSRLHRDLHDGLGPTLGGITLAAHAAHNLVRSDPPAAETVLTRLSELAGQATAEVRRVVDGLRPSTLESHGLVEAIRREVHVVDGHPVVHVMNDPLPDLPPAVEVAAMRIVLEAVTNVRRHANAHRCEVRLALDGQVLTVIVDDDGSGPPGVDYGGRGVGLESMAVRASELGGVCRLGVSPLGGTRVLARLPVRECA, from the coding sequence ATGCGCGACCTGAGCCGCAGCCGTCGTCGGACGTGGGTGCACGGCACTGCGCTGCTCACGGTGGCGCTCGTCGTCGTCGCGGTCGCCGTGGCACCGTGGGAGAGCGCCCGACCGGCTCCCGGCCACACCACCGCCTGGCTGGCCCAGCTGTTCGGGGCGCTCACCTTCGGCTACGTCGGGGCGGTGATCGCCGACCGGACGCGGCCGCCGGTCACGGTCGTCGGCGCGGTGCTCCAGGTGCCGGGGCTGACCCAGGCGGCGACGTTGCTGACGTCCTCGCTGCTCTACCGGGCGGCGGTCGACCGCGCGGACCTGCCCGTCGTCAGCTGGCTCGACGGCTGGCTCTGGGCGCCAGGGCTGCTGTGCGTCCTCACCGTGCTGCCGCTGGTCTACCCCGGCGGCGCGGCGCTGCCGCGGCTTCGGCCGGCCCTGTTCGCTGGGGTCGCCGTCACCGTGCTGGGAACGGTTGTCGTGGCCGCTCAGGCGCTGCCGAGCAGCGGCGTACCGACGTCGCTGACGGTTGGCCTCGTGGGGGTGGTCGCGGCGTGCGTGGTCTGCGGGGTGGTGAGCCTCGTCGCACGCTCCCGTCGCGGTGACGCCCGCACCCGAGGGCAGGTGGCGTGGCTCGCCGGTGCGGTCGTCGTCATCGTCGCGTTCGAGCCGCTGCAGACGGCCCTACCGCGGCCCCTGGCCACTGCGGCGCTGGCCTTCCTCCCGCTGCTCGTGCCGGTCTCGGTTGGTGTCGCGGTGCTCCGTCACGGCTTGTACGACATCGACCTGCTCGTGACGCGCACGCTCGCGTACGTCCTGCTCGTGGCCGTGCTGGTGGCGCTGTACCTCGCCGTCGTCGTCGCAGCCTCGCACCAGGTGGCTGGTGGTGCCGTCCAGGTGCCGGCTCTCGTGGCGGCAGTCGCCGTCGCCCTCGTCGCTGACCCCGTGCGGGCGCGGATCCAGCGCGTCGTCCGACGGTGGTTGTTGGGCGCATCGGCTGAGCCGCAACGACTGCTGGCGGACCTGGCCCAGCAGCTGGGCTCGAGCCCGTCGCTGCGGCACGCGCCGCAGACCGTCGTCGACACCGTCGCGGCGGCGTTCCGTGCGCCGTGCGTCGAGCTGCTCGCCATGCCTGATGACGGGCCGCCCACCGTGGTGGCCCGAGCTGGCACCGAGGTCGCCGGCCACTCGGTCACCACCCCCGTGGAGTACGGGGGACGCGTGGTCGGTGCCCTGTGCACGGGACGCGACCAACCCGCCGAACCCCGCGAGCTGCGGGCACTGGGCCATGTCGCCATGGCGCTCGGTCCGGTGCTGGACGGATGGCTGGTCGCCGCCGAGCTGCAGCGCTCGCGTGAGCGCGTGGTGGCCGCCCGCGAGTCCGAGCGCTCGCGACTGCACCGCGACCTGCACGACGGCCTCGGCCCCACGCTGGGTGGCATCACGCTCGCCGCGCACGCTGCGCACAACCTCGTGCGCAGCGACCCGCCGGCCGCCGAGACGGTGCTGACGCGCCTGAGCGAGCTCGCCGGCCAGGCGACGGCGGAGGTCAGGCGCGTCGTCGACGGGCTGCGGCCGTCGACGTTGGAGTCGCACGGGTTGGTCGAGGCGATCCGGCGAGAGGTGCACGTGGTCGACGGGCACCCTGTCGTGCACGTGATGAACGACCCCCTCCCTGACCTTCCGCCGGCCGTCGAGGTGGCGGCGATGCGGATCGTGCTCGAGGCCGTCACCAACGTGCGCCGACACGCGAACGCCCATCGGTGTGAGGTGCGGTTGGCGTTGGACGGGCAGGTGCTCACGGTGATCGTCGACGACGACGGCAGCGGGCCGCCCGGGGTCGACTACGGCGGTCGCGGTGTCGGTCTGGAGTCCATGGCCGTCCGCGCGAGCGAGCTCGGCGGCGTCTGCCGACTCGGGGTCTCACCGCTGGGCGGCACGAGGGTGCTGGCGCGACTACCGGTGAGGGAGTGCGCGTGA